A genomic stretch from Microtus pennsylvanicus isolate mMicPen1 chromosome 9, mMicPen1.hap1, whole genome shotgun sequence includes:
- the Or5c1 gene encoding olfactory receptor 5C1 — MNSENSTWSRVTPAEFILLGITNHWDLRVTLFLIFLPIYFVSLLGNVGMVLLIRVDARLHTPMYFFLANLSLLDAFYSSAISPKMLVDLLLSHATIPYIACALQMFVFAGLADAECCLLAVMAYDRYVAIGNPLLYTTVMSPRLCLTLLGASGLTGAVSAFVHTAFTFRLSFCGSLEVNSFFCDIPPLLAISCNDTSLNELLLFAVCGFIQTATVLVISVSYGFIAGAVIRMQSAEGRRRAASTCGSHLTAVAILYGTLIFMYLRPSSSYALDTDKMASVFYTLIIPALNPLIYSLRNKEVKEALRRTWNRFCGGA; from the coding sequence ATGAATTCAGAGAACTCCACTTGGTCCAGAGTTACACCTGCTGAGTTTATCCTCTTGGGGATCACGAATCATTGGGACCTACGTGTGACCCTCTTCCTGATATTCCTGCCGATCTACTTTGTCAGCCTGCTGGGAAATGTGGGCATGGTGCTACTCATTCGTGTGGATGCCAggctccacacacccatgtacttcttcctggcCAACCTCTCCCTGCTAGATGCCTTCTATTCCTCTGCTATCAGCCCCAAGATGCTAGTTGACCTCCTACTGTCCCATGCCACCATCCCATACATAGCCTGTGCCCTCCAGATGTTTGTCTTCGCTGGGCTGGCTGATGCTGAGTGCTGCCTGTTAGCAGTcatggcctatgatcgctatgTGGCCATTGGGAACCCTCTTCTCTATACGACAGTTATGTCACCCCGACTATGCCTGACCTTACTAGGGGCATCAGGCCTAACTGGAGCAGTGAGTGCCTTTGTACATACAGCCTTCACCTTCCGCCTGAGTTTCTGTGGCTCACTGGAGGTCAACAGCTTCTTCTGTGATATTCCTCCACTGTTGGCCATTTCCTGCAATGACACCAGTCTCAATGAACTCCTCCTTTTTGCTGTCTGTGGCTTTATACAGACAGCCACAGTATTGGTTATCTCTGTGTCTTATGGATTCATCGCTGGGGCTGTGATCCGCATGCAGTCAGCTGAGGGCCGTCGGCGGGCAGCTTCCACATGTGGCTCTCACCTCACAGCTGTAGCCATACTATATGGGACCCTCATTTTCATGTACCTGCGTCCCAGTTCCAGCTATGCCCTGGACACTGACAAGATGGCATCTGTGTTCTACACTCTTATCATTCCAGCTCTCAACCCACTCATATACAGCCTTAGAAACAAAGAGGTCAAGGAAGCCCTTCGGCGCACCTGGAATCGGTTCTGCGGCGGAGCGTGA